In a genomic window of Desulfovermiculus halophilus DSM 18834:
- a CDS encoding tyrosine-type recombinase/integrase yields MSNRTADLDLTGAIEAFCARLSAEGRSPATIAAYRRDLALVARVAGELAPGIVCRAVTAGLLDKVFSAGAVTESGRGPRSAASLHRMKAAVRAFFAWAVEAGVVDDNPARSIRMHRLPRNLPVFLTAVEKKRLLKELKGRTDFSALRDRAMIEVLLGTGIRLGELAALDMDDIDLDAKHLRVWAKGNVPQVKFIKTDLRTLLRRYLAERRRRGRPEMEALFLSNRDSRLCQRQIANRLAHWLRKAGIEKELTPHGLRHTFATHLYGATNDLLVVQRALGHRDVSTTQIYTHLVDGQLEEALERL; encoded by the coding sequence ATGAGCAACCGAACGGCTGACCTCGACCTGACGGGCGCGATAGAGGCGTTCTGTGCCCGCCTGTCGGCCGAAGGACGCTCCCCGGCGACCATAGCCGCATACCGCCGGGACCTCGCCCTGGTGGCCCGCGTGGCCGGGGAGCTGGCCCCGGGTATCGTCTGCCGGGCGGTCACGGCCGGGCTCCTCGACAAGGTGTTCTCCGCCGGGGCGGTCACCGAGAGCGGGCGCGGCCCACGCTCGGCGGCGTCGCTCCATCGGATGAAGGCGGCGGTGCGGGCCTTTTTCGCCTGGGCTGTCGAGGCTGGCGTGGTCGATGACAATCCGGCCCGGTCCATCCGCATGCATCGGTTGCCGAGAAATCTGCCGGTGTTCCTGACCGCCGTCGAAAAGAAACGCCTACTCAAGGAGCTCAAGGGGCGGACCGACTTCTCCGCGCTGCGTGACCGCGCCATGATCGAGGTGCTGCTGGGCACCGGGATCAGGCTTGGCGAGCTGGCCGCACTCGACATGGATGACATCGACCTTGACGCCAAGCATCTGCGTGTGTGGGCCAAGGGGAATGTGCCGCAGGTCAAGTTCATCAAGACTGACCTCCGCACATTGCTACGCCGCTACCTGGCCGAGCGCCGTCGACGCGGCCGCCCGGAAATGGAAGCCCTGTTCCTGTCGAACCGGGACAGCAGACTCTGCCAGCGTCAGATCGCCAACCGGCTCGCCCACTGGCTGCGGAAGGCCGGGATCGAAAAGGAACTGACGCCGCACGGGCTGCGGCATACCTTCGCCACCCACCTCTACGGCGCGACCAATGACCTGCTCGTGGTGCAGCGGGCCTTGGGGCACCGGGACGTGTCCACCACCCAGATCTACACCCACCTCGTGGACGGTCAGCTCGAGGAAGCCCTCGAACGCCTTTGA